The Micropterus dolomieu isolate WLL.071019.BEF.003 ecotype Adirondacks linkage group LG14, ASM2129224v1, whole genome shotgun sequence DNA segment TGTAATATCCAGGTCTGTAAAAAGAATATAATGCTGGGATCTAAATTGCAATAAGACAAAAAACTTTTAAGATTGATGGCTCTGTCATTTGCAGTTTCAGCATTAGTAGTTGGGTATTTGTTTCTTTCATAATGATGATCAATGTAGAGGGAAACTGCcaatatacatgtatgtgtatttattatacacatacataaagacacacactcaaacacatagGGGAAAATGGCAAACAACCTCAGCATCACCCATCAAAAAAGATTATTTAAGACAGAATTCAATCAACTGAGACAGAGGCTGAAGATGAGGGAGGTAGATAGATACACGGGGGGTAGGGAGACAGAAGAGAAGTAGGGAGGGATCTTGGTAATTCCCTCTAGCTTatgattcttttaaaaaaaaagttccttAAATCAAAGAGGGTCCAGATAATCTCATCTGTAATCTCAGTTTAAGTGCAGGGGTGGCGAGTGGCTCTGCCCTCTCCTGCCTCTCGGTTTTAGCTACGTGCTGTCCTTTAAACGATGTTCAGGGCTCGCTTACTAAGTTCATTGTTTTGTACTTGCTAATTGCCTCCGCCGCAGCACCGGCTGCTGCGGCCCTGAGGAGCAGCTTCTTGTAGATCGACTCCTGTCCTGGTCCGGCCCCCTTGTCCAGCTCCACCCTGAGGATCGTTCTTCGGTAGCTTCTTTGCTACAGGGACAGGATCACAGATGTTTAAATATTGCTAATTTAGAGCGAGTAGAGTTTTGAGTTAAGATACAAAACAAAGGTTACAATGGTCTATTCAATTAAACCTTTGTCACTCAACGTTTTCTATGGAGTCCAGCAGGtgtcacaatgaaaaacaaagtgaactaattaataataataattaattaatttgttggaACAACCTAATATCTTAATGGTTAAGACCTATAATATACAACCATTGCTGCATGTTATAACCCAAGtgaaatagtaaaaaaaatttcTAATTAATGAAAAGTTATTATAGCCGTAATAACTGAAGTTGCAAACTTCAAAGTTACTGGTCTCTCCAGAGAATTCGGTTGAAGCTCTCTCTTGCAGGTCTAATCAGGAGTGATGTAGTTTCTTTTGATTTTGACGAAGCAACGTGGACATCTGTCCGATTTAGCCCGTTAAACAAAGTTTTGTTATCATTGACAACAATTGTCAACTTTGCCACGGAGATAAAGGTGTGGTAAAGTAAAGTGTTGCCTGAGATTTGACTCAACAGAAAAGCACTTACCAATAGCCATGAAAATTTCATTGACATTCATGGCAGTCTTGGCTGAAGTCTCCATGAAGAGTAGACTGTTGTCATCAGCGTATGCTTGTGCCTCCTAAGAACACAATTCAGATATTTAGGATAATATTAGACATTTACAGCAATGACAAGAATATCTGAAATCATTTGCTGAACATGCAAAAgtgatttatattttcataCCTGAAGTTCCACAGCTCTCTTGTTTGCGATGTCTGCCTTGTTTCCAGCCAAGGCAATCACTATGTTGGGACTGGCTTGTCTCTGAAGCTCCTTCACCCAGTTTTTCGCTCGTACAAAGGTATCCTAATCGAGAAACAAACTTTATTCATACGGATCTCACTCAAGTACGTATATTTACATGGCAACTATATTTAGCCTTGGTGGAACATTTTACCCTATGTACATAGAGGCTGATCAACACCTGAAGCTGAAGATATGACCTCAAAACACCCACATATCACCAACATGTCTACTTTTAGACTACATTGAAGTGTCTTGTATCCTCAAGTTATTCTTGCAGTACTGCTCTACGTTGTAACACCGCAATATGCTTCCCTTAGATATTCTACAATACAAAATTACCTCGTTTTCGACATTGCTTTGTTAAAAACTTCTGAATTTAGTTGTCTTTTACTGTCTCAAGCAATAATACAGAAAACCTTTAAAGTAcaactaaaagtaaaagtaaaaaagtcaCTACTTAAACAACAACCTATCTAAGTTCATCATGTTGCTACTAACTGATAAGTCCCCCATTGTTGTCCTA contains these protein-coding regions:
- the LOC123983238 gene encoding ras-related protein Rab-5C-like — its product is MSMAGRGGGSTRPNGATVANKICQFKLVLLGESAVGKSSLVLRFVKGQFHEFQESTIGAAFLTQTVCLDDTTVKFEIWDTAGQERYHSLAPMYYRGAQAAIVVYDITNTDTFVRAKNWVKELQRQASPNIVIALAGNKADIANKRAVELQEAQAYADDNSLLFMETSAKTAMNVNEIFMAIAKKLPKNDPQGGAGQGGRTRTGVDLQEAAPQGRSSRCCGGGN